A window of the Emys orbicularis isolate rEmyOrb1 chromosome 1, rEmyOrb1.hap1, whole genome shotgun sequence genome harbors these coding sequences:
- the LOC135873012 gene encoding olfactory receptor 2AT4-like has protein sequence MNNCNSNSSAKDFYLIGFPALQDFQIPLFLVFLLFYLLILIGNIIIIAVVVVDQTLHKPMYFFLANLSALDILLTTTTIPKMLAMFLVNAKTISFHVCFLQMYCFHGLAVTESLLLVVMSYDRYEAICNPLHYPVKMTKRVNIQLAVCAWITALLIPIPVVFQTSQLTFGETTTVYHCFCDHLAVVQAACSDFSASLQTFLGFSIAMTVSFVPLMLVTLSYVHIIISILKINSKVGRSKAFSTCTSHLIVVGTYYSSIALAYISYRTDMPIDIHVMSNVIFAILTPLLNPLIYTLRNKEVKCAVKKIVFLKIFPPSKNCNLRRKN, from the coding sequence ATGAACAACTGCAACAGCAATTCTTCTGCTAAAGACTTTTATCTCATTGGATTTCCTGCACTTCAAGATTTCCAGATCCCTCTTTTCCTTGTATTTTTGTTATTCTACCTGCTAATACTAATTGGGAATATCATTATTATAGCTGTAGTTGTGGTCGATCAAACACTTCACAAACCCATGTACTTTTTCCTAGCTAATCTCTCTGCCTTAGATATACTGCTTACAACTACTACCATTCCCAAAATGTTGGCAATGTTTCTGGTCAATGCCAAAACTATTTCTTTTCATGTCTGCTTTCTGCAGATGTATTGTTTTCATGGTCTCGCAGTGACTGAATCGCTGCTTCTTGTAGTCATGTCTTATGATCGTTATGAAGCAATTTGTAATCCTTTGCATTACCCAGTTAAAATGACAAAGAGAGTAAACATTCAACTGGCAGTATGTGCTTGGATTACTGCATTGTTAATACCAATACCTGTCGTCTTCCAGACCTCTCAGTTAACATTTGGTGAAACAACCACAGTTTACCATTGCTTTTGTGATCACTTGGCAGTTGTGCAAGCAGCATGTTCAGATTTCAGTGCCTCTCTTCAGACTTTCTTGGGGTTTTCCATTGCCATGACTGTTTCATTTGTGCCACTTATGCTTGTCACCCTATCATATGTTCACATCATTATCTCCATATTAAAGATCAACTCTAAAGTAGGTCGCAGTAAGGCATTTTCTACTTGCACTTCCCATTTGATTGTGGTTGGCACTTACTATTCATCCATTGCCCTGGCATATATTTCCTACAGAACAGACATGCCCATTGATATCCATGTAATGAGCAATgttatttttgctattttaaCTCCTTTGTTAAATCCACTCATTTATACTTTGCGAAACAAGGAAGTAAAATGTGCAGTAAAAAAGATTGTTTTTCTGAAGATCTTTCCTCCTTCTAAAAACTGTAATCTAAGGAGGAAAAATTAG